From Sulfuracidifex tepidarius, one genomic window encodes:
- a CDS encoding glycosyltransferase family 4 protein: MNIAVRLLWNSGVPRMAVEEAKHTRWKLFIFRDAGGNYDLSGVDYIVLRKKGEKGRGVLPRLSTLITSFYAGHRGKEATVDLDLILKATSIKGYTLFHDQFAGITGYLRKRKTGEEYALYLHETTLIGKELKYLLPREMERRILREARTVITNSKWNRDVLKEKGFNAHVVYPGCYPARTISDTRERLVISVSMWDSGRKPCLYGEMSRRVKGKFIMAGSWAREDTRRQFEREYGDTVTITGKLRDEELMSLYSRASALVRFGFNERGPGMGVLEAMGYGVPVVVNEGLGSKELVKQGENGFVVKDVEEASSRLNEILDDPLPLGRNAWETAKSLSWENHAKRLKEVLGEE; encoded by the coding sequence ATGAACATCGCGGTAAGGCTTCTCTGGAACAGTGGGGTACCTAGGATGGCAGTAGAAGAGGCCAAGCACACACGATGGAAGCTGTTCATCTTCAGAGACGCGGGAGGAAATTACGACCTGAGTGGAGTAGATTACATAGTCCTCAGGAAGAAGGGGGAGAAAGGCCGTGGTGTCCTCCCTAGGCTCTCCACTCTCATTACCTCTTTTTACGCAGGCCACCGCGGTAAGGAGGCAACGGTGGACCTCGACCTCATCTTGAAGGCTACTTCCATAAAGGGGTATACCCTTTTCCACGACCAGTTCGCCGGGATCACGGGGTACCTGAGGAAGAGGAAGACAGGGGAGGAGTATGCTCTCTACCTACACGAGACCACACTCATAGGCAAGGAATTGAAGTACCTTCTCCCCAGAGAGATGGAGAGGAGGATACTCCGGGAAGCCAGGACGGTGATCACGAACTCCAAGTGGAATAGGGACGTCCTTAAAGAGAAGGGGTTCAACGCTCACGTGGTCTACCCAGGATGTTACCCGGCTCGCACCATAAGCGACACTAGGGAGAGGCTCGTGATAAGCGTGTCCATGTGGGACTCCGGGAGGAAACCCTGCCTTTACGGGGAGATGTCCCGGCGCGTGAAAGGTAAGTTCATCATGGCAGGGTCATGGGCTAGGGAGGACACCCGCAGACAGTTCGAGAGGGAGTACGGCGACACCGTCACGATCACGGGGAAGCTGAGAGACGAGGAGCTCATGTCCCTTTACTCACGCGCCTCTGCTTTGGTCAGGTTCGGCTTCAACGAGAGGGGACCCGGCATGGGAGTCCTGGAGGCTATGGGCTACGGTGTCCCGGTGGTCGTGAACGAGGGGCTTGGGAGCAAGGAGCTCGTGAAACAAGGTGAGAACGGGTTCGTGGTGAAGGACGTGGAGGAAGCGTCGTCGAGGCTAAACGAGATCCTGGACGATCCCCTACCCCTTGGTAGGAACGCGTGGGAGACAGCTAAGTCCCTCTCTTGGGAGAACCACGCAAAGCGTCTCAAGGAGGTGTTAGGAGAGGAGTAA
- a CDS encoding nucleotidyltransferase domain-containing protein, translating to MFGTERMKYLEENWSKIASLVLNEARKFADVKEVIVYGSVVKGDTMGSSDLDIALIVRNLDLTHLRDLLLKVYFSLPDEVSQILDLNIIEERDENELLRFAGKYVIVKS from the coding sequence GTGTTCGGAACAGAAAGAATGAAATATTTGGAGGAAAATTGGAGTAAAATCGCCTCTTTAGTGCTGAATGAAGCTAGAAAGTTCGCAGATGTAAAAGAGGTAATAGTTTACGGTTCTGTGGTAAAGGGTGACACTATGGGTAGTAGCGACTTAGACATAGCTCTGATAGTCAGAAATCTTGACTTGACACACCTTAGAGATCTTTTATTGAAAGTCTATTTCTCTCTGCCCGATGAAGTATCCCAGATCTTGGATTTAAACATCATTGAAGAGAGAGATGAGAATGAGCTATTGAGATTTGCTGGTAAATACGTAATAGTTAAGAGTTAG
- the csx7 gene encoding type III CRISPR-associated RAMP protein Csx7, giving the protein MIEGTKVQGVLVNDTPFRIGGGKTSVSKNAFQQTTDSAMMTRKGVPFIPGSTLKGFMRGLVESIVKTKGGEVVYPYEEDEKDEKKGKPNDIVSQLFGSKSNASAVEVMDAMPLETPTVHTRTMVSIDRVFNGQYPSNLYSLDLVDKGNKFKFTALLWGVKLNEECKGNDERGEVISQVIETMKSGFQIGGRKSTGLGLMRLTEVKCTQFGLSDVEV; this is encoded by the coding sequence GTGATAGAGGGAACTAAGGTACAAGGAGTTCTGGTCAACGACACTCCTTTCAGGATAGGAGGAGGGAAGACGAGCGTGTCGAAGAACGCTTTCCAACAAACTACGGACTCGGCCATGATGACAAGGAAGGGAGTACCCTTCATACCGGGTTCTACGTTGAAGGGTTTCATGAGGGGGTTAGTTGAGAGTATTGTCAAGACCAAGGGAGGTGAGGTGGTATACCCTTATGAAGAGGACGAGAAGGACGAAAAGAAAGGGAAACCAAACGATATAGTCTCTCAGCTCTTCGGGTCTAAGTCCAACGCCTCAGCTGTGGAAGTGATGGACGCGATGCCCTTGGAGACCCCTACGGTCCACACCAGGACTATGGTATCAATAGATAGGGTCTTCAACGGACAGTACCCATCGAACTTGTATTCTCTCGACTTGGTGGACAAGGGTAACAAGTTCAAGTTCACCGCTCTTCTCTGGGGCGTCAAGCTGAACGAGGAGTGCAAGGGTAACGACGAGAGGGGAGAAGTCATATCTCAGGTGATCGAAACCATGAAGTCGGGATTTCAGATAGGCGGGAGGAAGAGCACAGGGCTGGGGTTGATGAGGTTGACCGAGGTCAAGTGTACCCAGTTCGGGCTCTCAGACGTGGAGGTGTGA
- a CDS encoding type II toxin-antitoxin system VapC family toxin yields the protein MEERKIKYLFDSSAIFDLTKLGGKALDFLKNNYTITLAYYELGNMLWKYKDKLDIEVIFNALSAALSFVNIIEVKLDKEILEEAIKKNLTYYDSAYLVTAKRIGAKLISLDKDLINNGAITLKDL from the coding sequence ATGGAGGAAAGAAAGATAAAATACCTTTTTGACTCTAGCGCAATCTTCGACTTGACAAAATTGGGAGGAAAAGCGTTAGATTTCCTAAAGAATAATTATACAATAACGTTAGCGTATTATGAATTAGGAAATATGCTATGGAAATACAAAGATAAGTTAGACATAGAAGTTATTTTTAATGCGCTTTCCGCTGCGTTATCTTTCGTTAATATAATAGAAGTTAAACTAGATAAAGAAATATTAGAAGAGGCGATAAAAAAGAATCTAACTTACTATGATTCAGCTTATCTCGTTACTGCTAAAAGAATAGGAGCTAAATTGATAAGCTTAGATAAGGATTTAATAAACAACGGTGCTATAACTCTGAAGGATTTATAA
- a CDS encoding thermopsin family protease — MKRIFMIIFLLLFFAPPLNLLSFSWTFHGVDRLHASYVYKDNPTEAYYSSDTLPQGYYDCIQFNSVIGVTVMLSSNTTVYLMVLSQPPSYGNFGGVILHQEGKFFLERVNVAGELYLVVYNNVSSGTALISNVHLVGQKAPTGIAEVGVQPQGNGLVPFVQNFTEAFGYVKVYSISAFNTTPPNGTSQYGASLQLNTVVQVNTPSGSQQYWAQDVIEFNTKGQSYCVYDNVWNFTSTQSELNGYLVRGEGSVYPYGLQENYAFGTPSHNYSLPFSLGLTDYVTYNLTSFTIHFGFINSSGTFWYDNVTLLIPNEGAYMLVSGYNSTGGGQAYDAELVFGGEDNGEFTQYLSLNATLDMFFLDGNHFFSPRYVTPFGLDTEESADDLNTIPLNGAWEVTTGEMTQSLLSQTSSLESRFSAGVADADFGIPVNWEESGGEGPYVANLTLTSSEGTQSYLFLEPFPGNYSGVEQVNLNSGNYSYTLTVTDGLGQSSSFNGHLTVNPDPEVDVRGENVTDAHLTISEEACATLGTPPYNYTWLVNGEVVGHGKSITLNYSEGNYNVTVLVQDSLGFTTSFSKTVTVNPDPTLNLIYQEDEVGIPVTERVNVSGGTPPFEVSWSLQGSASSGDAVVVNGTRVGTIEITVKLTDSAGFTGIYNFTVNVKPHLELSVTHQETNNFLFTNHRVSLQYSTTGGVGNVTYCVYLNGEEVYHGSSPPYTLTLTQGDNNITVIAKDSLGARSAAEFTIYSSLDYVPLLIVGMVVMIIVIAVLRRR, encoded by the coding sequence ATGAAAAGAATCTTCATGATCATTTTTCTGCTTCTATTTTTCGCACCTCCTCTCAATCTTCTGTCTTTCTCATGGACGTTCCACGGTGTTGATCGCTTACACGCGAGCTATGTGTACAAGGATAACCCCACGGAAGCTTATTACAGCAGTGATACACTACCTCAAGGTTACTATGATTGCATTCAATTCAACAGCGTGATAGGAGTCACCGTCATGTTGAGTTCAAACACAACTGTTTACCTGATGGTGTTGTCACAGCCTCCTTCATACGGAAACTTTGGAGGTGTGATTCTCCATCAAGAAGGGAAGTTCTTCCTGGAAAGGGTGAACGTGGCAGGGGAACTCTACCTCGTGGTTTACAACAACGTGTCCTCAGGCACAGCACTAATAAGCAACGTCCACCTGGTGGGACAGAAGGCTCCCACGGGGATAGCTGAGGTGGGGGTACAACCTCAGGGCAACGGCCTCGTGCCTTTCGTTCAGAACTTCACCGAGGCCTTCGGTTACGTGAAAGTGTACTCCATTTCAGCTTTCAATACGACTCCACCGAACGGGACCTCCCAGTACGGCGCCTCGTTACAGCTCAACACAGTGGTTCAGGTAAACACTCCCTCAGGAAGCCAACAATACTGGGCTCAGGACGTGATAGAATTCAACACGAAGGGACAGAGCTACTGTGTGTACGATAACGTGTGGAACTTCACCTCAACACAGAGCGAGCTGAACGGGTACCTCGTCCGGGGTGAAGGATCCGTGTACCCGTACGGGTTGCAGGAAAACTACGCCTTCGGCACGCCTTCACATAACTACTCGTTACCTTTCTCTCTTGGTTTGACGGATTACGTGACGTATAACCTCACTTCCTTCACCATTCACTTCGGCTTCATTAACTCCTCAGGCACTTTCTGGTACGACAACGTGACTCTCCTGATACCCAACGAAGGGGCGTACATGTTGGTTTCAGGTTACAACTCCACCGGCGGTGGACAAGCTTACGACGCCGAGCTGGTCTTCGGCGGTGAGGACAACGGGGAGTTCACGCAGTACCTTTCCTTGAATGCTACGTTAGACATGTTCTTCCTTGACGGGAACCACTTCTTCTCACCGCGTTACGTGACGCCTTTCGGGCTTGACACGGAAGAGTCTGCGGACGACTTGAACACAATTCCTTTGAACGGTGCTTGGGAAGTGACAACGGGTGAGATGACCCAATCCCTCCTATCGCAGACTTCAAGTCTGGAATCCCGCTTCTCCGCGGGTGTAGCTGACGCGGACTTCGGCATCCCTGTCAACTGGGAGGAGAGCGGAGGAGAGGGACCCTACGTGGCTAACCTGACGCTGACCTCTAGTGAAGGTACGCAGTCCTACCTCTTCCTGGAACCTTTCCCGGGGAACTACAGCGGGGTAGAACAGGTTAACCTGAACTCGGGGAATTACTCCTACACCTTGACTGTGACCGACGGATTGGGACAGTCCTCCTCATTCAATGGTCACCTCACAGTAAACCCTGACCCCGAGGTGGATGTGAGAGGAGAGAACGTGACAGACGCACACTTGACCATCTCAGAGGAAGCCTGCGCTACCTTAGGGACTCCGCCTTACAATTACACTTGGCTCGTGAACGGAGAGGTCGTGGGACACGGAAAGTCAATAACGCTGAACTACTCCGAGGGTAATTACAACGTTACTGTGTTGGTGCAGGACTCATTGGGCTTCACCACGTCCTTCTCCAAGACGGTGACTGTGAACCCGGACCCGACCCTGAACTTGATATATCAGGAGGACGAGGTTGGGATACCCGTTACGGAGAGAGTTAACGTGAGCGGGGGGACTCCACCATTTGAAGTTTCCTGGTCCTTGCAAGGGTCCGCCTCCAGTGGGGACGCGGTCGTCGTCAATGGAACTAGGGTGGGAACCATTGAAATCACTGTGAAGCTGACGGACTCAGCGGGGTTCACTGGGATTTACAACTTCACGGTGAACGTCAAGCCTCACCTTGAACTCTCAGTCACACATCAGGAGACAAACAACTTCCTCTTCACTAACCACCGCGTGTCCTTGCAATACTCCACGACAGGAGGGGTGGGTAACGTGACCTACTGCGTTTACCTCAACGGTGAGGAGGTCTATCACGGGTCTTCTCCACCTTATACTTTAACTCTAACACAGGGTGATAACAACATCACCGTGATTGCAAAGGACTCACTAGGGGCTAGATCAGCGGCTGAATTTACGATCTACTCATCGCTTGATTACGTTCCCCTCTTGATAGTGGGCATGGTGGTGATGATAATTGTGATAGCGGTGTTGAGAAGGAGATGA
- a CDS encoding RAMP superfamily CRISPR-associated protein, whose product MKVKDRNGGNTRKYQLEMTVVSDHLHVSSGRSRFEQEAAISDSDVEAFLRTGSLPEGIHASREFAKFMQTSQGLVIPGGTVKGLVRSRLELLVDCACYSSLAVRPSRTVSRVYQSLFKPQRKPFEKFLGDREMCFVCDLMGNMGLASRVSFTDLTFESGRVNLVTEMRSTYETVEKGSKFVGSFTIRNYDDADLGAILFALGIGRGNGVVLMGRFKFSDPSWGRVKFSIPDVDSGKYLKAFLDAHKGHVRAIGEVTEKR is encoded by the coding sequence GTGAAGGTTAAGGACAGGAACGGTGGAAACACTAGGAAGTACCAACTGGAGATGACTGTGGTGAGCGACCATCTCCACGTTTCGTCGGGGAGGAGCAGGTTTGAACAAGAGGCCGCGATCAGCGACAGTGACGTTGAGGCGTTCCTGAGGACGGGTTCCCTGCCTGAGGGGATCCACGCTTCCAGAGAGTTCGCGAAGTTCATGCAGACCTCTCAGGGCTTGGTCATCCCCGGGGGTACTGTGAAGGGACTCGTGAGGTCCAGGCTGGAGCTCTTGGTGGACTGTGCGTGCTACTCATCCCTAGCGGTGAGGCCTTCGAGGACCGTGTCGAGAGTCTATCAGTCATTGTTTAAGCCACAGAGGAAACCCTTCGAGAAGTTTCTGGGAGACCGTGAAATGTGCTTCGTTTGCGACTTGATGGGTAACATGGGGTTAGCTAGCAGGGTTTCGTTCACCGACCTGACATTTGAGAGCGGAAGGGTCAACCTGGTCACCGAGATGAGGTCTACCTACGAGACGGTTGAGAAGGGCTCCAAGTTCGTGGGTTCGTTCACGATCAGGAACTACGACGACGCTGACCTCGGGGCAATACTCTTCGCTTTAGGGATAGGGAGGGGAAACGGCGTAGTCCTCATGGGGAGGTTCAAGTTCTCCGATCCCTCATGGGGGAGGGTTAAGTTCAGCATCCCCGATGTGGACTCCGGGAAGTACCTGAAGGCGTTCCTGGATGCCCACAAGGGACACGTGAGAGCGATAGGAGAAGTGACGGAGAAAAGGTGA
- the csx7 gene encoding type III CRISPR-associated RAMP protein Csx7, whose translation MSQNSLSHILIRKDVLVREAVISGEVVNETPLRIGVGRDNLDLLSTANQALLRVRMGEDRVPVIPGSSWKGVFRSTGERLMRGRGVSVCTGLTKQTCVDKIEDELESLLKRGNYDDAVRLVWEGTCINCKVFGAPHVRASVSFFDSYPKTPTSYEIGTRPMIAINRETGSVSERALVTMDYVEPGSVFTFRINMMNPTNYVIGYIISIIREIDQGLTQVGGNKSRGFGVMKFRDLKLDMKEYVPYKLPEMDPKDEKVEAKFPIDPLSDDKFLEVLKYVKP comes from the coding sequence GTGTCTCAGAACTCGTTAAGTCACATCCTGATAAGGAAGGACGTCCTAGTGAGGGAAGCCGTGATAAGCGGGGAAGTGGTGAACGAAACTCCGCTGAGGATAGGCGTAGGAAGGGATAACTTGGACTTGTTGTCGACGGCAAACCAAGCCCTGCTGAGGGTGAGGATGGGTGAGGACAGGGTCCCCGTGATCCCCGGATCCTCATGGAAGGGAGTCTTCCGCTCCACCGGGGAGAGGTTAATGAGGGGTAGGGGCGTGAGCGTTTGTACGGGGCTCACCAAACAGACTTGCGTGGACAAGATAGAGGACGAACTAGAGTCATTGCTCAAGAGGGGGAATTACGACGATGCGGTGAGGCTAGTTTGGGAGGGCACGTGTATTAACTGCAAGGTCTTCGGTGCTCCCCACGTGAGAGCGTCGGTTTCCTTCTTCGACTCCTATCCCAAGACCCCTACGTCTTACGAGATAGGCACGAGACCTATGATAGCGATAAACAGGGAGACCGGAAGCGTATCAGAACGAGCGTTGGTCACAATGGACTACGTGGAGCCTGGGTCTGTCTTCACGTTCAGGATAAACATGATGAACCCCACGAACTACGTGATTGGGTACATTATATCGATAATCAGGGAGATAGACCAAGGGTTGACCCAGGTAGGAGGGAACAAGAGCCGTGGTTTCGGAGTCATGAAGTTCAGAGACTTGAAGCTCGACATGAAGGAATACGTCCCATACAAGCTTCCTGAAATGGACCCTAAGGACGAGAAAGTCGAGGCTAAATTCCCCATAGACCCGTTGAGTGACGACAAGTTCCTCGAGGTGTTAAAATACGTTAAACCATAA
- a CDS encoding oligosaccharide flippase family protein: MNPIRNWLKSLSVATVNVLVALVFFVVSAKISNPAFFGKIAILQLLEVIVYAFFFLIPSQIISRETAYLYAKQEVDKKLVGKFFSIPFLVFPFLLVLLVFPTYVMLSIPYLFLYVMVGLLNSILNGMNMYSESSATSIVFLIIRWGISIVAVILHNIYLFIGIWTLGGVIAFSLNYFWLSRKIGLVYPVFDIPFVFKSMREGAPLYLSNVANFFSSQGDRVTTSYLLGSYYLGIYQFAALVGGVPSMVLDSLSNVLLPTASFYKALGKDEKRMSSLSFRFFSLLNFLTLIISIPVGEMVIDRFFPEYRLGLDVFILLLISTTLPFSVTSLTNFIVAFKKDLRPFLILSALNGGLVLLTSFLLIPRMGIIGGAISQVIVATISSSFTIFYAIRTSVFLPGKKEIGILSMFPLIGIYEVTIDPPFLDFILILVVLLAFKAFKIISKEEVQIVEGFLPKRLSFISSILRILT; encoded by the coding sequence ATGAATCCTATTAGGAACTGGTTGAAGAGCCTCAGCGTCGCTACTGTTAATGTTTTGGTTGCCTTGGTCTTCTTTGTGGTCTCTGCTAAGATATCTAACCCTGCTTTCTTCGGGAAAATTGCAATCCTTCAATTACTAGAAGTTATCGTTTACGCGTTCTTCTTCTTAATACCTTCGCAAATAATTTCCAGAGAAACGGCTTATCTTTACGCCAAGCAAGAAGTCGATAAGAAATTAGTCGGCAAATTCTTCTCTATTCCTTTCCTTGTTTTCCCTTTCCTTCTAGTGCTACTCGTCTTTCCCACTTACGTTATGTTATCCATACCTTACCTTTTCTTGTACGTTATGGTAGGGCTACTTAATTCTATTCTAAATGGAATGAATATGTACAGTGAGTCGTCAGCCACTAGTATAGTTTTCCTGATAATAAGATGGGGAATTTCCATAGTAGCAGTTATACTTCACAACATCTATCTCTTCATAGGAATATGGACACTCGGAGGAGTAATAGCTTTTTCATTGAACTATTTCTGGCTCTCAAGGAAGATAGGTTTAGTTTATCCTGTGTTCGATATACCTTTCGTTTTCAAGAGCATGAGGGAAGGAGCACCTTTGTATCTATCGAATGTGGCTAATTTCTTCTCGTCACAGGGAGATAGAGTGACTACATCCTATCTCTTGGGTTCCTACTACCTAGGCATTTATCAGTTCGCAGCTTTAGTAGGAGGAGTTCCTTCCATGGTATTGGACTCTTTGAGTAACGTTCTTCTTCCCACAGCATCTTTCTACAAGGCCCTGGGAAAGGACGAGAAGAGGATGTCATCGCTCTCATTCAGGTTCTTCTCTCTTCTGAATTTCTTAACTTTGATCATATCAATTCCAGTAGGAGAAATGGTAATTGATCGCTTCTTCCCAGAGTATAGACTTGGACTTGATGTTTTCATCTTACTGTTGATCTCAACTACCCTTCCATTTTCAGTGACCTCACTCACAAACTTCATCGTTGCATTCAAGAAGGATCTAAGGCCGTTCCTAATCCTCTCTGCACTTAACGGGGGTCTTGTTTTACTGACCTCTTTCCTTTTGATCCCCAGGATGGGGATAATAGGAGGTGCAATATCCCAGGTAATAGTGGCTACGATATCCTCTTCCTTCACAATCTTCTACGCTATCAGAACCTCAGTATTTCTACCTGGAAAGAAGGAAATAGGTATCCTTTCCATGTTTCCTCTAATCGGAATCTATGAGGTAACTATAGATCCTCCCTTCCTGGATTTCATATTGATCTTAGTAGTTCTCCTTGCTTTCAAGGCATTCAAGATAATCAGTAAAGAAGAAGTTCAGATAGTGGAAGGATTTTTGCCAAAAAGGCTAAGTTTCATATCTTCCATATTAAGGATATTGACTTAA
- a CDS encoding CRISPR-associated endoribonuclease Cas6: MKVICRVKVVPSTDAVIPPFSAKVGKTLLGGTKSNVSISPLWDGKRYLFKSGDAPIPMTVYAGDEYWFRIGGDEREVATAIAGLRDTKAFNTLWHVEDVEVKRVGDLPSDTRRITVETLTPAILPDPFSPKKRKRFSNEFVTVFAVNFMDELRFTREDVKEKLATIEEVVTEEPSWMKWVTVIYAGKRVVGVVGKFTYSSERFGEMMPVIGNAVVKGIGSSRRNGFGIVKVTLDNGNQRIPYF; encoded by the coding sequence ATGAAGGTAATCTGTAGGGTCAAGGTAGTCCCATCTACGGACGCCGTCATTCCTCCCTTCTCCGCAAAGGTTGGAAAGACGTTGTTGGGAGGGACTAAATCCAACGTGTCGATATCTCCGTTGTGGGACGGGAAGAGGTACCTATTCAAGTCTGGCGATGCCCCTATCCCTATGACAGTTTACGCTGGAGACGAGTACTGGTTCAGGATCGGAGGGGACGAGAGGGAAGTAGCTACGGCGATTGCGGGGCTGAGAGACACTAAGGCGTTCAACACCTTGTGGCACGTTGAGGACGTGGAGGTGAAAAGGGTGGGCGACCTTCCTTCAGACACCAGGAGGATAACCGTGGAGACATTGACCCCAGCCATACTTCCCGACCCTTTCAGCCCGAAGAAGAGGAAGAGGTTCTCCAATGAGTTCGTAACGGTTTTTGCCGTTAACTTCATGGACGAGTTGAGGTTCACAAGGGAGGACGTAAAAGAGAAGTTGGCCACCATAGAGGAAGTGGTGACGGAAGAGCCTTCGTGGATGAAGTGGGTCACCGTGATCTACGCCGGAAAGAGGGTGGTTGGTGTCGTGGGGAAGTTCACCTACTCCTCTGAGAGGTTCGGCGAGATGATGCCAGTAATAGGGAATGCCGTAGTTAAAGGGATAGGGAGTTCAAGGAGAAACGGATTCGGGATAGTGAAAGTTACTTTAGATAACGGAAACCAGAGGATACCGTATTTTTAG
- a CDS encoding protein kinase domain-containing protein, with protein MPRLINGPPYLVMELMRGGSLNNYTRSLPREERKELAKILILYLGNALKSLHNMGLVHSDVKPSNILLSSPPSSGNLVTKIMDGQIKVKLGDLGSVVKKGEGALTYSLYSSFDQMVSVSMTSVKVPNVSKLGVFPEDDIYAFGSTLYFLVNQKALNSVNLNGISIDIDKWVAKNYDLFKSVNSSNFLNVYNDVMSEAMELCEHREVTMDGSKLDELILMMVNCEKRKRPSIEEILRRASSL; from the coding sequence ATTCCAAGACTCATAAACGGCCCTCCCTATCTCGTGATGGAACTGATGCGGGGAGGGTCTCTGAACAATTACACCCGTTCATTGCCTCGTGAGGAGAGGAAGGAATTAGCGAAGATACTGATCCTATACTTGGGAAACGCGTTGAAGTCTCTCCACAACATGGGGTTGGTACACAGCGACGTGAAACCATCAAATATTCTCCTGAGCTCTCCTCCAAGTTCGGGTAACTTAGTTACGAAGATAATGGACGGTCAAATCAAGGTTAAGCTTGGAGATCTAGGTAGCGTTGTGAAGAAGGGTGAGGGCGCTCTCACGTATTCCTTATACTCCTCCTTCGACCAAATGGTGTCAGTGTCTATGACATCCGTGAAAGTTCCTAACGTGAGCAAGTTAGGGGTGTTCCCAGAGGACGATATTTACGCGTTCGGATCAACGCTCTACTTCCTGGTGAACCAAAAAGCGTTAAACAGTGTAAACTTAAACGGGATTAGCATCGATATAGACAAGTGGGTCGCTAAAAATTATGACCTTTTCAAGAGCGTGAATTCGAGTAACTTCCTCAACGTTTACAATGACGTCATGAGTGAGGCCATGGAATTATGTGAGCACAGAGAAGTAACTATGGACGGGAGCAAACTCGATGAGTTGATCCTGATGATGGTGAACTGCGAGAAAAGGAAGAGACCTTCAATCGAAGAGATATTGAGGAGAGCTTCCTCTCTCTAG
- a CDS encoding gap junction protein — protein MKLCIKKDLSVTLKEGNCFKIVEVELQGERMVWKDEQSEFIIHTLSKSLLGDKRD, from the coding sequence TTGAAGTTGTGCATAAAGAAAGACTTGAGCGTTACCTTGAAAGAGGGGAACTGCTTCAAGATAGTCGAAGTGGAACTTCAGGGTGAAAGGATGGTGTGGAAAGACGAGCAATCAGAGTTCATCATCCACACCCTGTCGAAATCCTTGTTAGGTGATAAACGTGATTAG
- a CDS encoding HEPN domain-containing protein produces the protein MHELHKSLCRRALEYLKASENALDGGLYNASSLMSQIAAELAIKATISFLGYSFPETHEIRKLLSVLSTLSLKEEITNFAKEKRGELILLEDAWQRGQYFSYGLKKRMLKSV, from the coding sequence GTGCATGAGCTTCATAAATCCCTTTGTAGAAGGGCTCTGGAATACCTTAAAGCGTCTGAGAATGCGTTAGACGGTGGTCTCTACAACGCCTCAAGCCTAATGTCTCAAATAGCCGCTGAACTGGCAATAAAAGCTACCATCTCATTCCTAGGCTATTCCTTTCCTGAGACCCACGAGATAAGGAAACTCCTGTCAGTTCTATCCACGCTCTCGTTGAAAGAGGAAATAACTAACTTCGCTAAAGAGAAGAGAGGAGAATTAATTCTTTTAGAAGATGCATGGCAAAGGGGACAATATTTCTCTTACGGGCTAAAAAAGAGGATGCTGAAATCTGTTTAA